The nucleotide sequence CCGGGCGGCGTAGATGTTCTGGGGCAGGGCGCAGCGGATGCCCTTGACCTTGTTAGCAGACATGGAAATCCCTATACCGGTTCCGCAGCAGACAATACCGAAATCATAGTTGCCGTCTGCCAGAAAACGCTCGCAGGCTTCTCTGGCGATGTCGGGATAGTCTACCGAATCCTCAGAATCAACGCCGAGGTTGTCCACAGAAAATCCCCTGTCCTCAAGATGCCTGGTAAGCTTGCGTTTAATGTCGATTGCGCCGTGATCGTTGGCGATAATTACTCTCTTCATAAGGTCGGATTGTAGTAAAAAAACAGCCCAGAGCCAAGACTAAGAATAGCCTCCGAATGGCCGATAATGATGCTATGGGAGCAAGGAAATTATATCTGGCCCTGACACTGCTTCTGGGAACCATGGGTCTGGGGGCCGATCCTCTGGAGATTACCCCGGATCAGCTCGTAATTACCCAGAGCCTGGACGGGGGCTATGATTTGTATGTTCAGGCGGTTCCCGGGCTTGGATCGGTGCTGTTGACCGAGTCTACCGAGGATCCTGAGCGGGACACGGCAAGTTACGCGTATCGCAACCCGGATTACCATCCTGCAAACGGAGAGGAGCGGCGTCTTCTGAACGGTGAGTTCCTGGAGGAGACCCGGGGCTACTCCCTGATCGATTCAACCCCCGAGGAGCATCCGGAGCTTGGGCAGGCTTTCCGTATCTTCATTCCCTATCTTGTTGTTTATGGCTACCCGTGGTCACGATCCGGGGAGGTCCAGGTGCTGGATGGGACCTACCTGAGTATCAGGGCCTTTGAAAAACCCTTTGCTGATTACACCGGTGCGTTTCGGGATAATCCCTTTATCCTGAAGGTTGTTCAAAAGCCTTTTGAAGGTCCCCCGGAGGGAAACTACATGGATGCTACCGTTGATGCCTATCAGGAGATCAGTGAAGAGGGCAGGGGAAAGCTTATTTACAGCCGCGGCGAAGATGATATCCTGGAAAAGATCGCCGGGATTATCGACGAAGCCCCGGGGCGCAGTATGGATCTGGTACTTGCCCTGGATACAACGCAAAGCATGACCAATGATATGCCTCATCTGCGGAAGAGCCTGGTTCCCCTTTTACAGGAGAAGTCAGAAGGCTTCGATCTTTTGCGGGTCGGAGTGGTCCTTTACAAGGATTATGACGAGGAGTATGTTACCGATGTTTATCCGTTCCAGGTAGCCGGGGTGGAGACGGTGCAGAGGATTCTTGATCGGATTCGTGTTTACGGCGGCCGCGATATCCCCGAGGCAGTGTACGAGGCTCTCTATGCCGGAATCCACAGCTATCCCTGGAGTGCGGACCGCAGGCTGATTGTTTTGGTGGGCGACGCTCCGCCCCATCCGCGGCCCCGTGGAAAGATAACCAAAGAGATGGTCTACGCGGATGCGGCAAGCAGGGACGTCGAGCTATATGCGATTATTCTGCCTCAGTAAGGACTTCCAGGGTCTCTATTTTAGCCAGCACTTTGCGGGAGAGAATCAGGGGCCATTCTTTTAAGCGTGAGGCCTGTTCGGTCTCGTAGCGTGCAATGATTTCATTGAACATGGCCTTTGCCGCTGTGTATTCGCCTTTTTTATAGTGCAGAAAGGCAATCTCGTAATCCGCTTCCACATTTTCCTGCAGGTCCTCAGGAAAGCGCTCCTTGAAGGTCTGGTAGTAGACCATGGCCGTATCGTAATCGTTCCGTTGGGCAACAGCCTCCTGGGCTCTCTGGAAATACTCCATGGGAGACAGATCAGCAGGAATATCCTCCGGTGCAGGGACACCAACGCAGGAGGAGAAAAATACTGTGATGGTTAGAATAATCAGTACCGCGATTCCGTGTTTCATGAGAAAAAGTTAAGCATATTAATCGCGGCTTGTATAGATTTCATCCTTGATGGGAAGGTTCTTTTTCAGATCTTTGATAAACTCTTTCGGATCACCCATTGGCTCATAGGCGTCGCAGTGGTCAAGGCTGCGGCGGGCGACGGTAAAGTATTTGTAAATCTTCTCTTCACCGAGTTTCTTGCGCCATTTTCCGGCATCACAACGTACCCGCAGCGAGTAACGCATACCGCCCTGAGGTTCCCTGACAAGTTTGCAGTGGACGCAGTTTGCGCAGTAGATCTTTCCGGACGTGGCGGCTTCTTCGTTTAAAGCTTCATTCTTTGCCGACATAGGTCCTCCATTTTTTCCTTTCATAACCTTATCATCATCGACAGAGAGGGGTCAATAGTTGAGTCCCTGCAGGAATTTCAGCTATTTCCGTGCCTCCTCCAGGGTGTTGATGGGATCATGTTCGGTATTCACCGGACATGGACGGACACTCCATATATCCTCGGCATATTGCCGAATTGTGCGGTCGGATGAGAATTTTCCCGAACAGGCAATATTGAGTATCGCCTTACGGTTCCAGTTTTCACGGTCCCGATATAGTTCCTGAACCTGATTCTGAGCATCGGCGTAAGAACGCAGGTCTGCAAGATGCATGTAGAAGTCTCCCTGATCAAACAGAGCCTGACGCAGAGGCTCGAAGATTCCCGGTTCGGAGAAGTTGAAGTTCCCGGAAAACAGCAGATCCACCGCCTCCTGTATCTCTTTGTCCTGGTTGTAGACGTCGAAAGGAGAATAGTCGGGTCGGAGATCTGCAACCTCGTCCGCGGTGAGCCCGAAAATAAAGGCGTTCTCCCGGCCTGCTTCCTCGATTATTTCGATATTTGCGCCGTCCAGTGTCCCAAGGGTGAGAGCTCCGTTGCACATGAACTTCATGTTTCCTGTACCGGAGGCTTCGGTTCCCGCGGTGGATATCTGCTCCGAGACTTCAGCGGCGGGAAAGATCTTTTCGGCCAAAGAGACCCGGTAGTTGGGAACAAAGTAGACCCGCAGATATTTACTGGCAACAGGGTCACCGTTTACCACGACACTGATGTTGTTGATCAGCTTTATAATGAGTTTTGCCAGCTGATAGCCAGGAGCCGCTTTTCCGGCAAACAGAAAGGTCCTGGGGATCAGGTTCTGTGTTTCGCCTTTCCGGATACGGTTATAGAGCATAACAATATGCAGAGCGTTCAGAAGCTGCCGCTTGTATTCGTGGATTCTTTTTATCTGCACGTCGAATATCGATTCGGGGTTAATGATAAAACCGTGCTCAGCTTCCAGTATTGCTGCAAGGCGCTCTTTTGCCTCCTTCTTGACTTCCTCACAGCGCTTACAAAACGAGGCATCTTCTGCAAAGGGGGTGAGTTTCTTTAGCTGGGACATATCAGTCACCCATCCGTCCCCGATGTTTTCGCTTATCAGCCGGGAGAGGGCCGGATTTGACTTAAGCAGCCAGCGCCGCTGTGTAATACCATTGGTTTTATTGTTAAAGCGTTCCGGATAAAGCTCTGCAAAGTCCGGCACCACCCGGGTACGAAGAAGATCCGTGTGCAGAGCCGCCACCCCGTTGGTCGAATGGGTTCCTGCGATAGAGAGATGGGCCATGCGGATCTGTTTGACATCCCCTTCCTCAACGATGCTCATACGGTTCAGTCGCCGCATGTCTCCCGGGAAAGCGATGGATACCCGCTGCAGAAAGTGGTGATTGATGTCGTAAATAAGCTGCAGGTGCCGTGGCAGCAGCTTCTCGAGCATCGGGACCGGCCACTTTTCCAGTGCTTCCGGCATCAGGGTGTGGTTTGTGTATCCCAGGGACTTGACAGTAATCTCCCATGCAGAATCCCAGTCCAGGTCATTCTCGTCAATCAATATACGCATGAGCTCCGGGACTGCCAGGGAGGGATGGGTATCGTTAAGCTGGATGGCTGCGTAATTGGAGAACTCCTTCCAGGGATGCTTGCACTTTTTAAAGCGCCGTACAATATCCGCCAATGAGCAGGCCACAAAGAGGTACTGCTGTTTAAGCCGCAGCTCTTTGCCAAGATAGAGTTTGTCGTTGGGATAGAGGACCTTCGTAAGGTTCTCCGCGCTTACCTTGGAGGCCACTGCCTCGACGTAATCGCCTTCGTTAAACTCGCTGAAGTCGAATTCCTCCGCGGCCCGGGCACTCCAGAGGCGCAGGGTATTAACCGTTTCACCGCCGTAGCCGACGATGGGAGTATCGAAGGCGATGCCCAGTACAGGTGTTGTATCCACCCAGTTATACTCCCGGCGGCCCCGTT is from Marispirochaeta sp. and encodes:
- a CDS encoding tetratricopeptide repeat protein, giving the protein MKHGIAVLIILTITVFFSSCVGVPAPEDIPADLSPMEYFQRAQEAVAQRNDYDTAMVYYQTFKERFPEDLQENVEADYEIAFLHYKKGEYTAAKAMFNEIIARYETEQASRLKEWPLILSRKVLAKIETLEVLTEAE
- a CDS encoding RpiB/LacA/LacB family sugar-phosphate isomerase — encoded protein: MKRVIIANDHGAIDIKRKLTRHLEDRGFSVDNLGVDSEDSVDYPDIAREACERFLADGNYDFGIVCCGTGIGISMSANKVKGIRCALPQNIYAARMAKEHNNANFIAFGGRIDYPDPAEKMLDTFIDSNFAGDRHARRVDKIMGIESC
- a CDS encoding glycogen/starch/alpha-glucan phosphorylase: MENNRPSIPTRQGHDTESIAWGYAEHLKFTLGVDRYSSSNYDRYMALALAVRDRLMNQWMKTQQTHYKEGVKRVYYLSLEFLIGRSMGNNVINMHLQPAVEEALTDLGYSLEELREEEIDAGLGNGGLGRLAACFLDSLATLNLPSFGYGLRYDFGIFRQQIENGWQVEQPDDWLRRGNPWEIERPDVVVPVHFGGRVDTIVKRGRREYNWVDTTPVLGIAFDTPIVGYGGETVNTLRLWSARAAEEFDFSEFNEGDYVEAVASKVSAENLTKVLYPNDKLYLGKELRLKQQYLFVACSLADIVRRFKKCKHPWKEFSNYAAIQLNDTHPSLAVPELMRILIDENDLDWDSAWEITVKSLGYTNHTLMPEALEKWPVPMLEKLLPRHLQLIYDINHHFLQRVSIAFPGDMRRLNRMSIVEEGDVKQIRMAHLSIAGTHSTNGVAALHTDLLRTRVVPDFAELYPERFNNKTNGITQRRWLLKSNPALSRLISENIGDGWVTDMSQLKKLTPFAEDASFCKRCEEVKKEAKERLAAILEAEHGFIINPESIFDVQIKRIHEYKRQLLNALHIVMLYNRIRKGETQNLIPRTFLFAGKAAPGYQLAKLIIKLINNISVVVNGDPVASKYLRVYFVPNYRVSLAEKIFPAAEVSEQISTAGTEASGTGNMKFMCNGALTLGTLDGANIEIIEEAGRENAFIFGLTADEVADLRPDYSPFDVYNQDKEIQEAVDLLFSGNFNFSEPGIFEPLRQALFDQGDFYMHLADLRSYADAQNQVQELYRDRENWNRKAILNIACSGKFSSDRTIRQYAEDIWSVRPCPVNTEHDPINTLEEARK
- a CDS encoding vWA domain-containing protein, which codes for MADNDAMGARKLYLALTLLLGTMGLGADPLEITPDQLVITQSLDGGYDLYVQAVPGLGSVLLTESTEDPERDTASYAYRNPDYHPANGEERRLLNGEFLEETRGYSLIDSTPEEHPELGQAFRIFIPYLVVYGYPWSRSGEVQVLDGTYLSIRAFEKPFADYTGAFRDNPFILKVVQKPFEGPPEGNYMDATVDAYQEISEEGRGKLIYSRGEDDILEKIAGIIDEAPGRSMDLVLALDTTQSMTNDMPHLRKSLVPLLQEKSEGFDLLRVGVVLYKDYDEEYVTDVYPFQVAGVETVQRILDRIRVYGGRDIPEAVYEALYAGIHSYPWSADRRLIVLVGDAPPHPRPRGKITKEMVYADAASRDVELYAIILPQ